From Pontibacter actiniarum, a single genomic window includes:
- a CDS encoding PIG-L deacetylase family protein: MAKVIVISAHPDDEVLGVGGALLKHKENGDDIYWLIVTNIFEKDGFSEDRVRTRQDEIVKVANLLGVKQTYKLDYPTMTLSSSSLIKMVPEISAIFQEIKPEIIYSLNRSDAHSDHRVIFDAVMACTKSFRYPFIKRVLMYECISETEFAPVLPEKAFLPNYFIDISEHLEQKLEIMKVYESELGEHPFPRSLENIKALAHFRGASVGVHYAEAFQLIKYIDK; the protein is encoded by the coding sequence ATGGCAAAGGTTATAGTTATTTCTGCCCATCCAGATGATGAAGTTCTTGGTGTAGGTGGTGCGTTACTCAAGCATAAAGAAAATGGAGATGATATATATTGGTTAATAGTTACCAACATATTTGAAAAGGATGGTTTTTCGGAGGATAGAGTTAGAACTAGGCAGGACGAAATTGTAAAAGTGGCGAACCTGCTTGGAGTTAAGCAGACTTATAAACTTGACTACCCTACAATGACGTTGTCAAGCTCCAGCTTGATTAAAATGGTCCCTGAAATATCTGCCATTTTCCAAGAGATTAAGCCTGAAATCATCTACTCGTTAAACAGGTCTGACGCGCATTCTGATCATAGAGTTATTTTTGATGCTGTGATGGCCTGCACAAAGTCATTTCGATATCCATTCATAAAGCGAGTTCTTATGTATGAATGTATTTCTGAGACAGAATTCGCTCCAGTACTTCCAGAAAAAGCCTTCTTACCAAACTACTTCATAGATATTTCAGAGCATCTGGAGCAGAAGCTTGAAATTATGAAAGTATATGAATCTGAGCTTGGTGAGCACCCATTTCCACGATCATTAGAAAATATTAAAGCGCTAGCACATTTTAGAGGGGCTAGTGTTGGAGTGCATTATGCAGAGGCTTTCCAGCTAATAAAATATATTGATAAATAA